The following proteins come from a genomic window of bacterium:
- a CDS encoding RluA family pseudouridine synthase, which translates to MNQSATLELTGREITLAKKITLTIDSTAPKIRIDLFLAKQPELGLSRARIQSLLAQGLIKVNGKTVKPSYQLRTNDCIDIIIPEPEPLTIESEQIPLDIYYEDEQVIVINKPAGMVVHPAAGVKKGTLVNALLAHCKGLSGIGGIQRPGIVHRLDKGTSGLLMVAKTDFAHQILSAQLKERSITRKYLALVYGKVEPNEGYIETKIGRHPKNRKKMAVVTQGGRIAGTYYNVIQYFYSGFTLVECKLTTGRTHQIRVHLSYVGHPIVGDTTYGSKKTRKLPANLESAVKQLNGIALHAQTLGFNHPITKTYLEFTAPLPQKFQELISLLSN; encoded by the coding sequence ATGAATCAATCTGCTACGCTAGAGTTAACCGGTAGGGAAATAACATTGGCAAAAAAGATTACCTTAACAATTGATTCTACCGCACCCAAAATTCGGATAGACCTTTTTTTAGCTAAACAACCTGAACTAGGACTATCAAGAGCACGCATTCAATCCCTGTTGGCCCAAGGATTAATCAAAGTTAACGGGAAAACAGTTAAACCGAGTTATCAACTCCGGACTAACGATTGTATTGACATTATAATTCCTGAACCGGAACCATTAACGATTGAATCAGAACAAATTCCGCTTGATATCTATTATGAAGATGAACAAGTTATCGTTATCAATAAACCGGCGGGGATGGTTGTTCATCCAGCAGCTGGAGTTAAAAAAGGAACGTTGGTTAACGCGTTGTTAGCGCATTGCAAAGGTTTATCCGGCATCGGCGGAATCCAGCGACCGGGAATTGTTCATCGATTGGATAAAGGGACTTCCGGTTTACTCATGGTCGCTAAAACCGATTTTGCGCATCAGATATTATCTGCACAGTTGAAAGAACGTAGTATAACCCGAAAATATTTAGCGTTAGTTTATGGGAAAGTAGAACCGAATGAAGGATATATCGAGACCAAAATCGGTCGGCATCCAAAAAACCGGAAAAAAATGGCGGTTGTAACTCAGGGCGGAAGAATTGCAGGCACCTATTATAACGTTATCCAATATTTTTATTCTGGATTTACCTTAGTTGAATGCAAATTAACTACCGGCAGAACACATCAGATTCGAGTCCATTTATCTTACGTCGGACATCCAATTGTTGGCGATACAACCTATGGGAGCAAAAAAACCAGAAAACTTCCAGCCAACCTAGAATCAGCGGTTAAACAACTGAACGGAATCGCACTCCACGCACAAACGCTCGGATTTAACCATCCGATAACCAAAACATACCTCGAATTTACTGCTCCGTTACCTCAAAAATTCCAAGAGCTTATTTCTTTACTATCAAATTAA
- the hpt gene encoding hypoxanthine phosphoribosyltransferase: MYSDIEKILLTEEQLQTRIKELGAQISQDYVGKNPLLISVLKGSIIFLSDLLRCITIPCTFDLMTVSSYGKKTHSSGSVKLVMDLKQDVANQHVLIIEDIFDTGRTIYYILEHIKLRNPASVKTCVLLNKLAPREINIHLDYIGFNIPNEFVVGYGLDYGEFYRNLPYVCVLKPEVYQK, translated from the coding sequence ATGTATTCTGATATAGAAAAAATATTATTAACCGAAGAACAGCTGCAAACGCGAATTAAAGAGCTCGGTGCCCAAATTTCACAAGATTATGTCGGGAAAAATCCGTTGTTAATCTCGGTACTTAAAGGGTCGATTATATTTTTATCTGATTTACTCCGTTGTATCACAATCCCTTGTACTTTCGATTTAATGACGGTCAGCAGCTATGGGAAAAAAACGCATTCTTCCGGATCGGTTAAACTCGTCATGGATTTAAAACAAGATGTAGCTAATCAGCACGTTCTGATTATCGAAGATATCTTCGATACCGGAAGAACAATATACTATATCCTTGAACATATCAAACTCCGAAATCCAGCAAGCGTAAAAACCTGCGTTCTCTTAAACAAACTTGCTCCACGTGAGATAAATATTCATCTCGATTATATCGGATTCAATATTCCGAATGAATTTGTTGTTGGATATGGTCTTGATTACGGTGAATTCTATCGAAATCTACCGTATGTTTGTGTTCTCAAACCAGAAGTATACCAAAAGTAG
- a CDS encoding beta-galactosidase trimerization domain-containing protein produces MEWYEKPVRMMRLDYLDAFEQIKSIDLDALAKIKKEQWHINCEWLVATLGVAPGLGYTVSFNTPKFEKYPALGEFDWLREYLPYAKKYGIRVLAYLNMHWFSYEFAANHPEWEQLLPDGTPYGRYRPLYGSGTTFCVNSGWRDWAFEMIEETMKTGVDGVFLDGPVIYPNCCYCSACRRKFELQEQTEIPTQEDWFNPNWKKFIEFREQSVADFLYDARQVVKAINPLGVIFLNAGNWLGGAWRIARDMEKVGPYQDFNGAEAFFHPGFPDVSLFFWSGLAKYLTAGKKPAVVFNHHCLGSWHYIPLPEEEMRIAIAQTVANGANPWFAVFSPALEYGYETALHPVQEVNGFIEENEVYYTATESAADIALLLSRQTTTYYLSQLTDMYLDVGTGREEGLVADVTAEKTIDWTKRKSICDQIMNTAMLGWMTAMFRSHIPFDIILDDDIKRITAQKYRVLILSNAACLSDGQIAKIQEYVAKGGSLIASYETGQYDESGNPRPQNPLWQLFGINKIERVLAPTAGEEYLKIKSNELITDGLRLNQLLPRPGYSLLIQPTSKTPSPIIFMNPVGQLYRSLQGESEYPAMILSGNGKLIYFPHLVEEAYMRLKLAEHLQLMINSIKLAYGNRLFLETDAPPTVEIELRKQSHPNRLLIHLINMSGDMQRPINRVFPIPKIAISLRISPPKKIFSLSLKQQIPFQIVLDRVNFTIDNFETYELIVIE; encoded by the coding sequence ATGGAATGGTATGAAAAACCAGTGCGAATGATGCGGCTAGACTATTTAGATGCATTTGAACAAATTAAATCCATTGATTTAGATGCATTAGCGAAAATAAAAAAAGAACAATGGCATATCAACTGTGAATGGCTCGTAGCCACGTTAGGAGTCGCTCCCGGATTAGGGTATACCGTGAGTTTTAACACGCCTAAATTTGAAAAATATCCCGCTTTAGGTGAGTTCGATTGGCTGCGAGAATATTTACCTTATGCGAAAAAATATGGAATCCGAGTGCTTGCGTATCTAAATATGCATTGGTTTAGCTATGAGTTTGCGGCTAACCATCCAGAGTGGGAACAATTGCTACCGGATGGGACACCTTACGGTCGCTATCGACCGCTATACGGTTCTGGAACAACCTTTTGCGTTAATTCCGGATGGCGAGATTGGGCATTTGAGATGATTGAAGAAACAATGAAAACCGGAGTTGATGGCGTGTTCCTTGATGGACCGGTAATCTACCCGAATTGCTGTTATTGTTCTGCGTGTAGGCGTAAATTCGAGTTGCAGGAACAAACTGAAATTCCTACCCAGGAAGATTGGTTTAACCCGAATTGGAAAAAATTTATCGAGTTTCGTGAACAATCAGTAGCTGATTTCCTCTATGATGCCCGCCAAGTCGTTAAAGCAATCAATCCGTTAGGAGTAATTTTTCTAAATGCGGGAAATTGGCTCGGTGGCGCATGGCGCATTGCTCGGGATATGGAGAAAGTTGGACCGTATCAGGATTTCAATGGTGCAGAAGCATTTTTCCATCCTGGTTTTCCAGATGTATCACTCTTTTTCTGGTCAGGGTTAGCGAAATATTTAACTGCAGGGAAAAAGCCAGCAGTAGTTTTTAACCATCATTGTCTTGGTTCTTGGCATTATATTCCACTGCCGGAAGAAGAAATGCGAATTGCAATTGCGCAGACTGTAGCGAACGGTGCAAATCCGTGGTTTGCAGTATTCAGCCCGGCATTAGAATATGGTTATGAAACGGCGCTACATCCGGTACAAGAAGTGAATGGATTCATTGAAGAAAATGAAGTTTATTATACGGCAACAGAATCCGCGGCTGATATTGCACTGCTTCTGTCCCGACAAACAACCACCTATTATCTATCGCAATTAACGGATATGTATCTCGATGTTGGAACCGGTCGCGAAGAAGGATTAGTGGCTGATGTTACCGCAGAAAAAACAATTGACTGGACGAAACGAAAATCAATCTGCGACCAGATTATGAATACCGCAATGCTAGGTTGGATGACAGCGATGTTTCGGAGTCATATCCCTTTTGATATTATTCTTGACGATGATATCAAACGAATTACCGCACAAAAATATCGCGTGCTCATATTATCAAACGCTGCTTGTCTGTCTGATGGCCAAATAGCTAAGATTCAGGAGTATGTGGCAAAAGGAGGAAGCCTTATTGCTAGCTATGAAACTGGACAATATGATGAATCCGGAAACCCAAGACCGCAGAATCCGTTATGGCAATTATTTGGCATAAACAAAATAGAACGGGTATTAGCACCGACTGCTGGCGAAGAATATTTAAAAATTAAATCGAATGAATTAATAACTGATGGGCTTAGGTTAAACCAATTGCTACCACGACCGGGATATAGTTTGCTGATTCAACCGACCTCGAAAACGCCGAGTCCGATAATATTTATGAATCCAGTAGGACAGTTGTATCGTTCGCTTCAAGGGGAATCGGAATATCCCGCCATGATATTGTCAGGCAATGGCAAACTCATTTATTTTCCGCATCTCGTAGAAGAGGCATATATGCGTTTGAAACTTGCAGAACATCTGCAATTGATGATTAATAGCATCAAACTTGCTTATGGAAATAGATTATTTTTGGAAACCGATGCACCACCAACGGTTGAAATCGAACTTCGAAAACAGTCGCATCCTAACCGATTACTGATTCACCTGATTAATATGAGTGGGGATATGCAACGTCCAATCAATAGAGTTTTCCCGATTCCAAAAATAGCTATTTCACTCCGGATATCACCGCCGAAAAAAATATTTTCGCTATCTTTAAAACAGCAAATTCCGTTTCAAATTGTTCTGGATAGAGTTAACTTTACGATCGATAATTTTGAGACCTACGAATTAATAGTTATTGAGTAA
- the mtnP gene encoding S-methyl-5'-thioadenosine phosphorylase gives MEKVNLAVIGGSGLYQMEGLTELKEVKLKTPFGNPSDTIMIGTLAGMRIAFLPRHGRGHRIMPTELNSRANIYALKKLGVERIISVSAVGSLREDYKPLDVVIPDQLVDRTRHRIHSTFFGNGIVAHIQFSDPFCPDLSKWLIQSGQNLNKTVHPQGTWICMEGPAFSTKAESNLYRQWGMDIIGMTVLPEAKLAREAEICYAAIALVTDYDCWHQTEETVSVEMVIQNLLANVETAKNMIRNIIPMLPKERNCHCATALQYAIITDPKRITPAIRKKLALLIDKYLPEQPTKKTQSL, from the coding sequence ATGGAAAAAGTTAATTTAGCCGTAATTGGTGGTAGTGGATTATATCAGATGGAAGGACTAACGGAGCTGAAGGAAGTGAAACTGAAAACTCCGTTCGGTAATCCATCTGATACAATTATGATAGGCACTTTAGCAGGGATGCGGATAGCATTTTTACCTCGGCATGGTCGCGGACATCGGATTATGCCAACGGAACTGAATTCCCGGGCGAATATTTATGCGTTAAAGAAACTGGGAGTAGAACGGATTATTTCCGTGAGTGCGGTAGGTAGTTTGCGAGAAGATTATAAACCGCTCGATGTGGTTATTCCCGACCAACTCGTTGACCGAACTCGGCATCGAATACATTCAACTTTTTTTGGGAATGGAATTGTTGCTCATATTCAATTTTCTGACCCGTTCTGTCCGGATTTATCGAAATGGCTTATTCAATCCGGACAAAATCTCAATAAAACTGTCCATCCGCAGGGAACTTGGATTTGTATGGAAGGACCGGCATTCTCGACAAAAGCGGAATCGAACTTATATCGTCAATGGGGGATGGATATTATCGGGATGACCGTGCTTCCTGAAGCGAAATTAGCGCGGGAAGCAGAAATATGTTATGCTGCAATAGCTTTGGTTACTGATTATGATTGCTGGCATCAGACGGAAGAAACTGTTTCTGTTGAAATGGTGATTCAGAATCTGTTAGCTAATGTAGAAACGGCAAAAAATATGATTCGCAATATTATTCCCATGCTGCCGAAAGAACGGAATTGTCATTGTGCAACGGCGTTACAGTATGCAATTATAACCGACCCGAAACGGATTACTCCCGCAATCAGGAAAAAACTAGCGTTGCTTATTGATAAATATTTACCAGAACAACCTACAAAAAAAACGCAAAGCCTGTAG
- the deoC gene encoding deoxyribose-phosphate aldolase, with amino-acid sequence MAQVPATIARLIDHTLLKPTATPDEIIQLCQEAKQFGFATVCVNPTYVKLAKSQLQGSPVKVCTVVGFPLGATSTTAKVCETLQAIIDGADEIDMVINIGLLKGGRLKEVEEDIRAVKQACQGRILKVIIETALLSDEEKVTASILAKAAGADFVKTSTGFSSGGATVKDVALMRKAVGPEMGVKASGGIRDLATAEQMVQAGATRLGTSASIAIVKGTQ; translated from the coding sequence ATCGCGCAGGTTCCTGCCACCATCGCACGGTTGATTGACCATACCCTACTAAAACCAACAGCAACTCCGGATGAAATTATTCAACTCTGCCAAGAAGCGAAACAGTTTGGGTTTGCTACGGTTTGTGTAAATCCGACGTATGTTAAATTAGCTAAATCGCAATTACAAGGGAGTCCGGTTAAAGTTTGCACAGTGGTAGGGTTTCCGTTAGGCGCCACGTCAACCACTGCTAAAGTCTGCGAGACCTTGCAAGCGATAATTGACGGTGCCGATGAAATCGATATGGTGATTAATATCGGGTTGCTTAAAGGAGGTCGGCTGAAAGAAGTTGAAGAAGATATCCGCGCGGTTAAACAAGCTTGTCAAGGACGAATCCTAAAAGTTATTATCGAAACTGCGCTGCTCTCTGATGAGGAGAAAGTTACCGCTTCAATTCTGGCGAAAGCGGCTGGAGCGGATTTCGTTAAAACTTCGACAGGGTTCTCTTCCGGCGGTGCTACGGTTAAAGATGTCGCGCTGATGCGAAAAGCGGTCGGTCCGGAAATGGGCGTTAAAGCCTCCGGCGGGATTCGGGATTTAGCTACCGCAGAACAAATGGTACAAGCTGGTGCAACCCGACTGGGCACTAGCGCAAGTATTGCAATCGTGAAAGGAACGCAATAA
- a CDS encoding phosphoglycerate kinase has protein sequence MNKLCISDIELKGKRVLVRVDFNVPQDEQGNITDDTRIRASLPTIQYIIEKGGKAILMSHLGRPKGKVDEKYRLTPIGKRLSELLGKPVIKLDDCIGPQVESVVNAMKEGEVVLLENVRFYAEEEKNDPEFARKLAKLGDVYVNDAFGSAHRAHASTEGVAKYIQPAVAGFLMKKEIDYLGKALENPARPFLAILGGAKVSTKIGVIKNLLNKVDSLIIGGGMAYTFLKAQGGSIGKSLIEEDQIPLAKEILAKANEKGIPLLLPIDHIIADNFAPDANVQTVVQGKIPEGWMGMDIGPATIEKFASEIKKAKTIVWNGPLGVFEMEPFAKGTNAIAKLVGESGAVTIIGGGDSIAALEKAGYIDKMSHVSTGGGASLEFLEGIELPGVAALTNK, from the coding sequence ATGAATAAACTATGTATATCAGATATTGAGCTTAAAGGGAAACGCGTTTTAGTTCGGGTAGATTTCAATGTTCCGCAGGATGAACAAGGAAATATCACGGATGATACTCGGATTCGTGCATCGTTGCCAACTATTCAATATATCATCGAAAAAGGCGGGAAAGCGATTCTGATGTCGCATCTCGGTCGGCCGAAAGGGAAAGTAGATGAAAAATATCGGTTAACTCCGATTGGGAAACGGTTAAGTGAGTTGCTCGGGAAACCGGTGATAAAACTAGATGACTGTATTGGACCGCAAGTTGAATCTGTGGTGAACGCGATGAAAGAAGGCGAGGTCGTGTTACTTGAAAACGTCCGGTTCTATGCAGAAGAAGAGAAAAATGACCCGGAATTTGCTCGGAAACTAGCGAAACTCGGCGATGTCTATGTCAACGATGCGTTCGGGTCAGCGCATCGCGCGCATGCTTCAACTGAAGGAGTCGCTAAATATATCCAGCCGGCAGTAGCGGGTTTCCTGATGAAAAAAGAAATTGATTATCTTGGAAAAGCGTTAGAAAATCCGGCACGTCCATTCCTTGCTATACTCGGTGGCGCGAAAGTTTCAACGAAAATCGGGGTTATTAAAAATCTGCTTAATAAAGTTGACAGCCTGATTATCGGTGGCGGGATGGCGTATACGTTCCTAAAAGCGCAAGGGGGAAGTATTGGCAAATCGCTCATTGAAGAAGACCAGATTCCGTTAGCGAAAGAGATTCTTGCGAAAGCGAATGAAAAAGGTATTCCGTTACTGCTGCCGATAGACCATATTATAGCTGATAACTTTGCGCCGGATGCGAATGTGCAAACTGTGGTTCAAGGCAAGATTCCTGAAGGATGGATGGGAATGGATATCGGTCCGGCAACCATCGAGAAGTTTGCTAGTGAAATTAAGAAAGCGAAAACGATTGTCTGGAATGGTCCGCTCGGTGTGTTTGAAATGGAACCGTTTGCTAAAGGAACCAATGCGATAGCGAAACTCGTTGGTGAATCCGGTGCGGTAACTATCATCGGTGGTGGTGATTCAATTGCAGCGCTCGAAAAAGCAGGGTATATCGATAAAATGAGCCATGTTTCTACCGGAGGCGGTGCGTCGTTAGAGTTTTTGGAAGGAATCGAATTACCAGGCGTGGCAGCGTTAACGAACAAATAA
- a CDS encoding Hsp20/alpha crystallin family protein encodes MKSVKDEVADLDELIDNIFDSFLPSKRKNMAFIRPQKVFSPATDVYETESELVIKLEIAGINPDAVVVSVSKDYVIIRGVRKDIHTRHIRKCSYHLAEINYGVFERHLPLYIPVNEQLAKATYQQGFLIISLPRQGSSKVKQVTIESEE; translated from the coding sequence TTGAAATCTGTTAAAGATGAAGTTGCGGATCTCGATGAACTGATTGATAATATTTTCGATTCTTTTCTCCCGAGTAAACGGAAAAATATGGCGTTTATTCGGCCGCAAAAAGTTTTTTCTCCAGCGACCGATGTATATGAAACCGAATCCGAGTTAGTTATAAAACTTGAAATTGCGGGAATTAATCCGGATGCGGTAGTGGTTTCAGTTTCAAAAGATTATGTAATAATCCGTGGTGTCCGCAAAGATATTCACACACGGCATATTCGGAAATGCAGTTATCATCTAGCCGAAATAAATTACGGCGTTTTTGAACGGCACCTTCCACTTTATATTCCAGTAAATGAACAACTAGCAAAAGCAACTTACCAGCAAGGGTTCTTAATTATCAGTCTTCCCCGGCAAGGCTCTTCAAAAGTTAAACAAGTTACGATCGAGTCGGAAGAATAA
- a CDS encoding diguanylate cyclase: MAQERILVADDEQTVGELIADALEPDGYNITQVASVADAIQSLCAKRYALVITDIKFPDGNGMDIARHAKKLDPDTEIIIITAYASINTAIDAVTLNVFDYIQKPFSVDRIRLTVRNAITKRALAINNRQLIHDLEQQQRILEEKIEQATRELKIANENLSKLAITDDLTQLYNHRYLQERLDEEVKKAIRYDLPLSLIMIDFDQFKDYNDTYGHQQGDILLKQIARLLSENVREVDLVARYGGDEFAIVLPQTNGTAAVVVAEKLRHLIDTTQFPTNEPGKTFHLTISVGVANIPTHARTTDELNRQADTALYKAKKDGKNKVCLPPENIVK; the protein is encoded by the coding sequence ATGGCACAAGAACGAATTCTCGTTGCCGATGATGAACAAACCGTAGGCGAACTTATTGCGGATGCACTTGAGCCGGATGGATATAATATTACTCAGGTTGCATCGGTTGCGGATGCGATACAATCGTTATGTGCAAAACGGTATGCGCTGGTGATAACCGATATTAAGTTTCCTGACGGCAATGGGATGGATATCGCTCGGCATGCGAAAAAACTCGACCCGGATACAGAAATAATTATTATTACCGCCTACGCTTCCATCAATACAGCGATTGATGCGGTTACCTTGAATGTGTTTGATTATATTCAAAAACCGTTTTCGGTAGACCGAATTCGACTAACAGTCCGCAATGCGATAACAAAACGCGCATTAGCTATTAACAACCGCCAGTTAATTCATGATTTGGAACAACAGCAACGGATTTTAGAAGAGAAAATCGAACAAGCTACCCGTGAGCTGAAAATCGCAAATGAAAATTTATCGAAACTAGCGATTACTGACGATTTAACCCAACTCTATAATCATCGGTATCTACAGGAGCGACTTGATGAAGAAGTGAAAAAAGCGATTCGGTATGATTTGCCGCTGTCCTTGATTATGATTGATTTTGACCAATTCAAGGATTATAATGATACCTATGGCCATCAGCAAGGGGATATCTTACTGAAGCAAATTGCGAGGTTACTTTCCGAAAATGTGCGAGAAGTAGATTTAGTTGCACGATATGGCGGCGATGAGTTTGCCATCGTGCTTCCCCAAACGAACGGCACCGCTGCGGTTGTGGTTGCCGAAAAACTACGGCATTTGATTGATACCACCCAATTTCCAACTAATGAACCCGGAAAAACATTTCATTTAACCATTAGTGTCGGAGTAGCAAATATTCCTACCCATGCCAGAACAACAGATGAACTGAATCGGCAAGCGGATACCGCATTGTATAAAGCGAAAAAGGATGGGAAAAATAAAGTCTGTTTACCACCAGAGAACATAGTTAAATAG
- a CDS encoding metallopeptidase family protein, translating to MVNRSYRNYQIIVQFCSRHKVFTQLSAEKQNQFIQQALECGRKIACTMQQNYPNVPLEKLANQLGVIVHYNYETSRLGTLRIYAKYSGNPPTITIYRKAIQQLAEKNNHEIAVTQLEQIALAHELYHHLNLYKVHGIPYGLQSKEQREKLPRLFDELAAQSFTQHYLGLAFFPCMLDFTE from the coding sequence GTGGTAAATCGTTCATACCGAAATTATCAAATCATCGTCCAATTCTGTTCTCGTCATAAAGTATTTACTCAATTATCCGCTGAAAAACAAAACCAATTTATCCAGCAGGCGCTAGAATGCGGTAGAAAAATTGCATGCACAATGCAACAAAATTATCCGAATGTTCCGTTAGAAAAACTTGCTAATCAATTGGGGGTCATAGTGCACTATAATTATGAAACAAGTCGGCTCGGAACTCTGCGAATCTATGCAAAATATTCCGGCAATCCCCCGACGATAACCATTTACCGAAAAGCTATCCAGCAGTTAGCAGAAAAAAACAACCATGAAATTGCTGTTACCCAACTTGAACAAATCGCACTGGCTCATGAACTATATCACCATCTAAACTTATATAAGGTTCACGGTATACCATACGGTTTACAGAGTAAAGAACAAAGAGAAAAACTACCACGATTATTTGATGAACTTGCAGCGCAAAGTTTTACGCAACATTATTTAGGATTAGCGTTTTTCCCATGCATGCTTGATTTTACAGAATAG
- a CDS encoding glycosyltransferase family 39 protein, whose protein sequence is MNINIIQKIGTTIVIGILIVYFLFFLYHCIMYIIYPYDLDNEEGFILNQTKLLAQGKTIYPTLNDYPYTVGNYPPVFQLVCVPLTWIFGNSHAIGRTLSVLSTLLIGLIVFLIVKRITNTNTPAFIAALFPFATHYFYRWAAYNRVDMLALFFSLLGIYLIWRIFEIHNSKSKISGVLIPCILFILAFYTKQSMVAAPVAAAIYLFMKDKKQARMLVFVYLVGIIIVFLVGNTITSGEFYQHLVVYNMNPFSWFTVWLYAKNLIYFYPIFLMLVLFALFALGREKINILFSLYFSFSVIVALSCGKVGSAVNYLLELIAASSILFGISINKFRISKPMVINVLLIVQLVWIYHIPYKFEYGETPTKKDWFYARETEKYIQQTMGMIVSDDAAMLVRNYRPVLFQPFIMSTLARQKLWDQTPVVNDLNQQKFDLIILYFDVNRNPDLERYTEEMINAIRTNYHLVDHLGKYWVYSRDSKL, encoded by the coding sequence ATGAATATAAATATCATACAGAAAATAGGTACAACTATTGTTATTGGTATATTAATAGTTTATTTTCTCTTTTTTCTCTACCATTGCATCATGTATATCATCTATCCCTATGATTTGGATAATGAAGAAGGATTTATCTTAAATCAAACCAAATTACTCGCTCAAGGGAAAACTATTTATCCGACGTTGAACGATTATCCTTATACCGTCGGGAATTATCCACCGGTATTCCAGTTGGTCTGCGTGCCACTAACCTGGATTTTTGGGAATAGCCATGCCATTGGCCGAACTTTATCAGTTCTCTCTACACTCCTAATCGGATTGATAGTATTTCTCATCGTTAAGAGGATAACCAATACGAATACCCCAGCATTCATCGCCGCATTGTTTCCATTTGCTACCCATTATTTCTATCGTTGGGCAGCGTATAACCGGGTAGATATGCTCGCGCTGTTCTTCTCTCTGCTTGGAATATATCTTATTTGGCGTATATTCGAAATTCACAATTCGAAATCAAAAATATCAGGTGTTTTAATCCCTTGTATATTGTTCATTCTCGCTTTTTATACCAAGCAGAGTATGGTAGCAGCTCCGGTTGCCGCCGCAATATATCTTTTTATGAAAGATAAGAAACAAGCTAGGATGTTAGTTTTCGTATATCTCGTAGGAATAATCATTGTTTTTCTGGTTGGAAACACGATTACCAGCGGAGAGTTTTATCAGCATTTGGTTGTATATAATATGAATCCATTTTCGTGGTTTACCGTCTGGCTCTATGCAAAAAACCTTATTTATTTCTATCCGATATTTCTGATGTTAGTTTTATTTGCACTATTTGCACTAGGTAGGGAAAAAATCAATATCCTCTTTTCGCTCTATTTTTCCTTTTCGGTCATAGTCGCGTTAAGTTGTGGAAAGGTCGGGTCAGCGGTGAATTATTTATTAGAACTTATCGCTGCGAGTAGTATCCTCTTTGGGATTAGTATAAATAAATTTCGGATTTCCAAACCAATGGTAATCAATGTTTTGCTTATAGTACAATTGGTTTGGATATACCATATCCCCTATAAATTCGAATATGGAGAAACGCCGACTAAAAAAGATTGGTTCTATGCTCGGGAAACCGAAAAATATATTCAGCAGACGATGGGGATGATTGTAAGTGATGATGCGGCGATGTTGGTTCGTAATTACCGACCAGTATTATTTCAGCCGTTTATCATGAGCACGCTCGCCCGCCAGAAATTATGGGACCAAACGCCTGTCGTCAATGATTTGAACCAGCAGAAGTTTGACCTGATTATCCTCTATTTCGATGTTAACCGCAATCCGGATTTAGAACGATATACGGAAGAAATGATTAACGCGATTCGAACCAACTATCATTTAGTTGACCATCTCGGGAAATATTGGGTGTATAGTAGGGATTCGAAATTATGA
- the rpiB gene encoding ribose 5-phosphate isomerase B, with amino-acid sequence MKIVIGSDHAGFELKETIKSYLLELGHEVKDFGTFDGSTPVDWPDIAFLVAQAVMRGEFDRGIMIDGIGTAMPIVANRLPGIRAMCCYDAFTTQMSREHADANILCLGGYMTGKGLAKILVKQWLTTEFLGGRYIKRLEKVKELEKVLYKPELLK; translated from the coding sequence ATGAAGATTGTTATCGGTTCAGACCACGCTGGATTCGAATTGAAAGAAACCATTAAATCTTATTTACTTGAACTCGGACATGAAGTGAAAGATTTCGGAACGTTTGATGGTTCTACGCCGGTCGATTGGCCTGATATTGCGTTTTTAGTTGCACAAGCAGTGATGCGGGGTGAATTCGATCGCGGGATTATGATTGATGGTATCGGAACCGCTATGCCAATCGTAGCCAATCGTCTGCCGGGGATTCGCGCGATGTGTTGTTATGATGCGTTTACTACGCAAATGAGTCGAGAACATGCTGATGCAAATATCCTCTGTCTTGGCGGGTATATGACCGGTAAAGGTTTAGCGAAAATATTAGTTAAACAATGGCTGACTACTGAATTTCTCGGTGGTCGATATATCAAACGATTGGAGAAAGTAAAAGAACTAGAGAAAGTTCTTTATAAACCAGAATTATTAAAATAA